AACAGCTCACCGACGACCTTCATCCCCTCGAGAAGGGTGTCGTTGACGATCTCCAGCGCCGGACGGGTCGCCAGGGCCTCGTCCAGGTCCGCCTCCAGGCCGTTCTTCTCACCGTCGATGATCCGCCGCTGGAGACGCTCGTCCAGCGGCAGAGCGGCGAGCTCCTCGGCGCGGCCGGCCTTCAGGGACTTGGTGTTGACGCCCTCGAAGAGCGCCATCAGCTTCTGCAGCGGGTCGTAGCCCTCGGCACGGCGGTCGTAGATCAGGTCCAGGGCCGTGTTGACCTGCTCATCGTCGAACCGGGCGATCGGCAGGATCTTCGACGCGTGCACGATCGCCGAGTCCAGACCGGCCTTCACGCACTCGTCCAGGAACACCGAGTTCAGCAGCACACGGGCCGCCGGATTCAGACCGAAGGAGATGTTCGACAGACCCAGCGTCGTCTGCACGTCCGGGTGGCGCCGCTTGAGCTCGCGGATCGACTCGATCGTCGCGATCCCGTCCTTACGGGACTCCTCCTGACCCGTGCAGATCGTGAACGTCAGCGTGTCGATGAGGATGTCCGACTCACGGATCCCCCAGTTCACCGTCAGGTCCCCGATCAGCCGCTCGGCGATCGCCACTTTGTGCTCGACCGTGCGGGCCTGGCCCTCCTCATCGATCGTCAGCGCGATCAGCGCCGCACCGTGCTCCTGAGCCAGCCGGGTGACCTTCGCGAAACGCGACTCCGGGCCGTCGCCGTCCTCGTAGTTGACCGAGTTGATGACCGCGCGCCCGCCGAGCTTCTCCAGGCCGGCCTGGATGACGGGAACCTCGGTCGAGTCCAGCACGATCGGCAGGGTGGAGGCGGTGGCGAAACGGCCGGCCAGCTCCTTCATGTCCGCGACGCCGTCGCGGCCCACGTAGTCCACGCACAGGTCGAGCATGTGCGCGCCCTCGCGGATCTGGTCGCGCGCCATCTCCACGCAGTCGTCCCAGCGGGCCTCCAGCATGGCCTCGCGGAACTTCTTCGACCCGTTCGCGTTCGTCCGCTCACCGATCGCCATGTACGCGGTGTCCTGGCGGAACGGCACCGTCTGGTACAGCGAAGCCGCCCCGGGTTCCGGGCTCGGAGTACGCGCCACCACACCCGCCCCGCGCACCCGCTCCACGATCCGGCGCAGGTGCTCGGGGGTGGTGCCGCAGCAGCCACCGACCAGGGAGAGCCCGTACTCGCGCACGAAGGTCTCCTGCGCGTCCCCCATCTCGGAGGCCGACAGCGGGTAGTGCGCGCCGTCCTTCGTCAGGATCGGCAGGCCGGCATTGGGCATGCAGGACAGCGGGATCCGGGCGTGCCGCGCCAGATACCGCAGGTGCTCGCTCATCTCGGCGGGGCCGGTGGCGCAGTTCAGGCCGATCATGTCGATCCCCAGCGGCTCCAGCGCCGTGAGCGCCGCACCGATCTCGGAACCCAGCAGCATCGTGCCGGTCGCCTCCACGGTGACCTGCACGATCAGCGGGAGGTCCCCCATTCCGCACCAGTCCAGCGCCTGCCGCGCGCCGATGACGGCGGCCTTGGTCTGGAGGAGGTCCTGGGAGGTCTCCACGAGCAGCGCGTCCGCGCCGCCCCGGATCAGGCCCTCGGCGCTGTCCTGGTAGGCCGCGCGCAGGGGCTCGTACTGCACGTGCCCAAGGGTGGGCAGTTTGGTGCCCGGTCCCATGGAGCCCAGGACCCAGCGGGGCCGGCCGTCCCGCGCGGTGAACGCGTCGGCGGACTCGCGGGCGATCCGGGCGCCGGACTCGGACAGCTGGTAGACCTGGTCCTCGATCCCGTACTCGGCGAGCGCGGACAGGTTGCTGCCGAAGGTGTTGGTCTCCACGCAGTCCACGCCGACGGCGAAGTACTCGTCGTGGACCGAGCGGACGATGTCGGGGCGGGTGAGGTTGAGGACCTCGTTGCAGCCCTCCAGGCCCAGGAAGTCGTCCATCGTCGGGTCGGCGGCCTGGAGCATCGTGCCCATGGCCCCGTCCGCGACCACGACGCGGGTCGCGAACTCCTCCCGCAGTGACCGTCTCATTCCAGTGCCCCCAGGTGTGTGGACAGTTCCGTCAGGGTCGCCGGGCCGTACGCGGCGGCGAGCCGGGCCAGCAGCGGCTCCCGGCCCAGCCGGTACTCCTGGGTGCCGACGTGGTCGAGTACGGTCGCCGCGACCGCGCAGCCCAGCTGGGCCGCGTACCGCTCGGGGACCCCCCAGGCCGTCGCGGCGAGGAAACCGGCCCGGAAGGCGTCGCCGACACCGGTGGGGTCGACGATCTCCTCGGCCTCCACGGCGGGCACGTCCAGCGGCTCGCGGCCCACGGCGCGGATGCGTACGCCGGCCTCGCCGCGCGTGGTGACCCAGGAGCCGACCCGCTGGAGGACCTGCTCCTCGGTGAGCCCGGACCGCTCGCACAGCAGGGCGGACTCGTACTCGTTGGTGAACAGCCGCTGCGCGCCGTCGACCAGCTCCCGCACCTCTTCGCGGCCGAGCCGGGCCAGCTGCTGCGAGGGGTCGGAGGCGAAGGGGATGTCCAGGTCACGGCAGGCGCGGGTGTGGCGGAGCATCGCCTCGGGGTCGTCCGGCGAGACCAGGACCAGGTCGGGCCTGCCGACGCGGGCGACGATCTCCCCCAGGTCGATCTCGCGGGCCTCGGCCATCGCGCCCGCGTAGAAGGTCGCGATCTGGTTCTGCTCCTGGTCGGTGGTGCAGACGAAGCGGGCGGTGTGGCGGGTGTCGCTCACGCGTACGGAGTCGGTGTCGACCCCGTGGTCCTTGAGCCACACCCGGTACGGCTCGAAGTCCCCGCCCACCGCGCCCACCAGCAACGGGCGCAGTCCCAGCATGCCCAGGCCGAACGCGATGTTCGCCGCCACTCCGCCCCGCCGCACTTCCAGGTTGTCGGCGAGGAACGACAGGGAGACCCGGTCCAGGCGGTCCGCCAGCAGCTGCTCGGCGAACCGGCCGGGGAAGGTCATCAGATGATCGGTCGCGATGGATCCGGTGACAGCGATACGCATGTCAGACCCCGGCTGCCTTGCGCAGCGCGTGCACCCGGTCGGTGCGCTCCCAGGTGAAGTCGGGGAGCTCGCGGCCGAAGTGGCCGTAGGCGGCGGTCTGGGCGTAGATCGGCCGCAGCAGGTCGAGGTCGCGGACGATCGCGGCCGGGCGGAGGTCGAAGACGCTGGACACGGCCTCCTGGATGCGCTCGTCGGACAGGGTGCCGGTGCCGAAGGTCTCGACGAAGAGACCGACGGGCTCGGCCTTGCCGATCGCGTAGGCGACCTGGACCTCGCAGCGCGCCGCCAGACCGGCGGCGACCACGTTCTTGGCGACCCAGCGCATCGCATAGGCGGCCGAGCGGTCGACCTTCGACGGGTCCTTGCCGGAGAAGGCGCCGCCACCGTGACGGGCCATACCGCCGTAGGTGTCGATGATGATCTTGCGGCCGGTCAGGCCGGCGTCGCCCATCGGGCCGCCGATCTCGAAGCGCCCGGTCGGGTTGACCAGCAGCCGGTAGCCCTCGGTGTCCAGCTTGATGCCGTCCTCGGCCAGCTGCGCCAGGACGTGCTCCACGACGAACTCTCGGACGTCGGGAGCCAGGAGCGTGTCCAGGTCGATGTCGGCGGCGTGCTGCGAGGACACGACGACCGTGTCCAGGCGGACCGGCTTGTCACCGTCGTACTCGATGGTGACCTGGGTCTTGCCGTCGGGGCGCAGGTACGGGATGGTCCCGTTCTTGCGGACCTCGGACAGGCGGCGGGACAGCCGGTGCGCGATGTGGATGGGCAGCGGCATCAGCTCGGGCGTCTCGTCGCAGGCGTAGCCGAACATGAGGCCCTGGTCGCCGGCGCCCTGCTTGTCGAGCTCGTCGCCCTCGCCCTCGACACGCTGCTCGTAGGCGGTGTCGACGCCCTGCGCGATGTCCGGGGACTGCGCGCCGATGGACACCGAGACCCCGCAGGAGGCTCCGTCGAAGCCCTTCTTCGAGGAGTCGTAGCCGATGTCGAGGATCGCTCCCCGTACGAGTTCGGCGATCGGCGCGTAGGCCGTCGTCGTGACCTCGCCCGCGATGTGGACCTGGCCGGTGGTCAGGAGGGTCTCGACGGCGACCCGGGAGGCCGGGTCCTCGCGCAGGAGCGCGTCGAGGATCGTGTCGCTGATCCGGTCGGCGATCTTGTCGGGGTGGCCTTCGGTGACGGACTCGGAGGTGAACAGTCGCTTGCTCATGCCTGACCCACCTGGACCGTGAAGAAGTGGGTCTTGATGGCGTCGAGGGTGCGGATCTCGTCGACCTCGAGGGTCTCCAGCTGGATGGACCGGCCGCTGTGCTGCTCCAGCAGGAAGACGAACTCGACGAAGGACAGCGAGTCGATCAGCCGGTTCTCGATGAGGTCCAGGTCGGGGGCGATGTCCTCGAGCTCCTCGTGGCGGGCGAGGAGCCAGTTCTTCACGAGCTGCAGACCTTCGGACATGGTGTCTCTCCTTGAAGTGCGGTGTGTGGATGAGGTGCTGGGTACGGATGCGGCGTCGGCGCCGGATGCGGCGGCCGGGCCGGGAAGTTCGGGCGGTACGGGATGTCCCGGCGGGTCGGCCTCGAGGGCCGGCGGACCGGCCTCCAGGACGGGGGCGGCGACCGCCACCGCGTAGTCCACGTCGTGGCTGATGGTGACGGTGATCCCGGCGATGCCGGACTGGGCTGCCATCGCGGCCGCGGACCGGTGGAGTTCCACCAGCGGCCAGCCGCCTTCGGAGCGCCGCACGATGATGTCCCGCCAGGGCAGGAACACGGCGCGGACGCGCAGGGTCTTGAAGGCCGCCTCCTTGGCGGCGATCCGCCCGCACAGGCTCAGGATGTCGAGCTTGGCGGAGGTACGGCAGTCGGCGAGTTCGCCGGGGGTGAGCATGCGCTGGAAGAAGTCCTCGCCGTACAGGCGGAGGAGCCGGCGGACACGGGTGACGGACACGATGTCCATGCCGAGGTTCGCCCAGCCCAGGCCGCCCGCCGGCGGGGCGGCGACGGGTCGGGTCGGCACCTCAGATCGCCGGCCCGGCCGCGTTCGCGCGCAGGACGGCGGCGGTGGCCGCTCCCCAGCTGCCGTGGCGGCGGGTGAGCGCGGACAGCCAGCGCTCGAGGCCGAAGGCCACGCAGCTGGTGAAGGCGGGGCCCGCGCCGGAGGCCAGGGGGATCTCGCACCGGTCGCCGAAGAAGTTGCGGTGGGTGTTGACCGAGGCGATCGCGAGGTCCTCGTACAGGAACTCGTGCTTGACCGGGGTCAGGCGCTGGAGCACCGCCTTGGAGCTGCCCTTGTCGAAGAACGGGTCGCAGGCGGCTTCGCGGCGCAGCGGCAGGTCCAGGGCCTCGGCGAAGGCGTTGATCCGCCGGGTGAAGGCGGCGAGGTGGTCCTCGGCGTGCTCGCGGGTGCCGATGGCCACGATCTCCCGCATGCGGAAGCCGAGCTGGCGGCGCAGTCCCTCGTAGTGCTGCTCCTTGCGGAAGCACCAGCCGACCACGGTGAAGAGTTCGTCGTCGGCGGCGGCACGGCCCTGGTGGTCGATGTACACGGCGTAGCAGGACGCGGAGGGCAGGCCGAGGGCGGCCGGCTCGAGCGCGTCACAGGGGAAGCAGCCGGTGTCGGTACAGAACTCGCTGGTCCCCCGGACGTCCAGGTTCAGCGGGGCGGCGACGACGGCCTGGTGGGGGAAGTTGTCGTAGTAGTCGAGCCGGGCCAGGTCCGCGGCCGGCAGCAGCGGGGGCATGGTCATCGAGCGGGCGCCCGCTTGCACGCCCCAGCTCTCGAAGGTGTCGTCGAGCAGGCGCAGGAGGGCGGTGCCCTCGGGGCCGAGCGACGGCAGGCCCTTCGTGTCTCTGGCGGTGTCGGTGGTCATGGCGGTCATGGGGAGTCACCTCTCGGACGGCGGTGGGGCCTGTCAGACGACGGGCAGTACGTCGTCCGTGAAGATCCCGGTCTTCAGGAAGAAGCCGAGCGGCTTGCGGATGGTCTTGCGCTCGAAGGGCCGGCGGCGCTCGTCGGCGACCAGTGCGTTGCGCAGACCCACCGGGTCGGCGATGCCGGCGTCGCGGTAGACGTGCGGGTTGTAGAGGGAGTTGAGGCTGTAGACCACGTACCGCTTGAGGTACGCCTCGACCTCGGCGACCCGGGCGGCGGGGACGGCCTGGCGCATCCGGTCGAAGAGCAGGGAGACCAGCTCGCGGCCGAAGGCGATGTGCCGGGACTCGTCCTGGTGGTGGATGCGGTTGACCTCGCGGATGGTGTGGCAGAGGTCCTCGTCCCGCGCCATCCGCGTGTTGTAGTGGTCGACCAGCTCCTCGAAGAACAGGATGCGGGCGAAGACCAGGAAGTTCTCCACCTCCGGCTCCCAGGCGGAGTCGGCGCGCAGGGCGGTGGAGCCGTAGATCTTGTCGCCGTAGCGGCGGCAGAACTCGGCGAAGAACCACATGTGCTCGTTCTCCTCACCGATGAAGTGGTGGAAGAAGTCGGAGGGCACCTCGAAGCCGGGCATGTGGATCCGCCCGACGACCTCGATGAGCAGTTCGCGGATGCCGTGCACGTTGAGGCTGTAGAAGTTGATGCTCTCCCACTTGGAGAGGCGCTGGATGGTCTCCTCGCCCAGCTCCTCGTAGAAGGGGGTGCCGTAGACCGTGAGCAGCTCGGGGGTCATCCACATCCGGCCCTCGTCGAGCTTCTCGGGCCAGTCGAACTGCTGGTACGGGTTGTAGTACTCCTCGATGGAGCGGGAGCTGAGCCGCTCCAGGACTTCCAGGAACCGGTCGCTGACCGGCAGGGGGGCGCTGACGCCCATGGTGACTCCTCGGGGTGGTGTGGTGGTGCCGGGGACCGCCGGGTCCCCCTCGGCGGCGCGGGCCGTGCGGCGGGCCCTACGGCCGGACTTCGTAGACGGCGTTGACCGGGGTCTCGGTGGCCCGGCGCCAGCGGGTGAAGCCGGCCTCCTCGGCGATGGCGCGGAAGGCCTTCTCGCCGGAGTGGTTGCCGAGTGCGTGGGGGCCGCGCTGGGCGACGGCCACGGGCAGGCACATCACGGCGGAGAGGGCCATGAACATGCGGGCGGCCGGGGTCTGGGTGTCGATGTCGGCGGGCGAGACGTTCGACTCGACGAGCATCCAGGTGCCGTCCGCGTCCAGGGACTTGTGCACGTGCTGGGCGGCGGAGACCGGGTCGCCCATGTCGTGCAGGGCGTTGAAGAAGGTGACCAGGTCGTAGCCGGTGCCGGGGTAGTCGTCGGCGGAGGCGACCTCGAAGACGACGCGGTCGCAGAGCCCGGCCTCCTCGGCGAGCTGGCGGGCGATCGAGATGGCCTCTTCGGAGTAGTCGAAGCCGTGGACGGTCGCCTGCGGGAAGGCCTTCGCGATCAGCAGGGTGGTGTGGCCGACGCCGCAGCCGACGTCGGCGACGGTGCCGCCGGCGGCCAGCTTGCCGGTGACCCCGGTCAGGGCGGGCAGCCAGTCGGGGACGAGCCGGTGCTCGTAGGTGGGCTGGAAGAAGCTGCCCATGCCGGTGTCGAGGGCCGGGTCGTGCTCGGCCCAGCCGACGCCGTCGCCGGTGCGGTACGCGTCGACGAGCAGGTCCTCGGTGCCGTAGAGGGCCTTGAGGGCGGTGAAGAACCCGGCGGCGTAGGTGACCGCGTTCGGGTCGGCCAGCACGGGGGCGTGGTCGGCGGGCAGGGTGTACGTGCCGGCGCTCGGGTGGCGCTCGACGTACCCGGCGCTCAGCTGGGCGTGCAGCCACTCCTCGGCGTAGCGCGCGTTGATCCCGGTGCGCTCGGCGAGCGCGACGGGGGTCAGCGGGCCGGCCTCGGCCAGCGCGCGGTACAGGCCGAGCCGCTCGCCGAGGGCGACGGTGAGGCCGCGTACGGCGGCGCCGGCGTCGCTGATGACGCGCTGGTGGAAGTCGTGGACGGCGGTCATGCTGCTCTCACCTCGGCGGTCGGGAGGTCACAGGTGAACAGGAAGGAGCGCGGGACGCGCGGGACGCTGCGGGCGGGCACCGGGTAGGGCCAGCGGCCGAAGTCGGCGCCGTCCTCGCCGGGCTGGCGGACCTCGCGTACGTCCCAGCCGCATTCGGCGAGGAGTTCCTCGGGGGTCTCCGTGCCGAAGAGCCACGGGTTCCCGTCCTCCTCGAGGGAGTTGAGGAAGGGCCGGGACAGCGGGTTCTGCAGCGCGGCCTTGCTGATGACGTCGCCGAGCAGGACCGATCCGGGCGCGGAGTGCCCGGCGAGGGTGGAGATGAGGCCCCGCACGGCGTGCTCGGGGAGGAAGAAGAGCAGGCCCTCGACGACCCACAGCACGGGCTCGTCGGAGCGCCAGCCGGCTTCCTTCAGCGGGCCGGTCCAGTCCTGGGTGAGGTCGACCGGGACGGTGACGCGGGTGCGTCCGGCCGGGGCGGGCTCCCCGGCGAGCATCTCCGCCTTGGCTTCGAGGAGCGCGGGGCGGTCGAGCTCGTAGACGGTGACGCCGTCGGGCCACGGGAGCCGGTAGAAGCGGGTGTCCATGCCGGCGGCGAGGAAGACGACCTGGCGGATGCCGTGGTCCTGGACGGCCCGGACGATGGCCCGGTCCAGGTAGGTGGTGCGGATGGCGAGGAACGGCACGGTGCCGGCCCCCGCGTAGCGCTCGAGCAGTTCGAAGCCGATGCCGTCGGCGACGGTGCGCGCGTACGGATCGGCGAACAGCCGGTCCTCGCGCTCGGTTTCCAGGGCCCGCGCTGCGGCGGTCCACTGGGCGGTGCGGGATACGGCCTCCACGGGAGGCTCCCTTCACTTCGGGCGGGCAGGGGCGGGGGGTCAGGCCAGGGAGCGCACGCAGACGACCGGGTCCTCCGCGGCGGCGGGGTGCGGGGCTTCGCACTCGGCGGGCCGCCGCTCGAAGATGCTGTGCAGGATCATGCTGAAGACGACGTTCCCGTCGGCGTCGCTCAGCGTGCACTTGGGCTGCACGACACCGGTGCGCGGGTTGAACGGCGAGGGGCGCGAGCCCAGGATCTCGACGCGCGCGGTGAGCACGTCCCCGGGGCGCACGGGACGCAGGTAGCGGATCTCGTCGACGCCGGGAGAGCCCGTACAGGCGCTGTAGGCGAGCAGTCCGTCGACGTAGCGCCGCATGAACATCGAGGCGCTGTGCCAGCCGCTGGCGATCAGGCCGCCGAACGGGCTCCGCTCGGCGAGCGCCTGGTCGGTGTGGAAGGGCTGCGGGTCGAAGCGCCGGCCGAACTCCAGCACCTCCTCCGTCGTGACGGTGACGGTGCCGAGCTCGTGGACGTCACCGGTCCGGAAGTCCTCGAAGTAGCGCATCACGCGCCCCCCTTGACGTAGAGGAGTGGTTTCTCTGGCGTGAACCAATCTACGAATCAGCCCTTTATTTTGTCAACCCAAAAGAAGACCGCAGTGCCTGTTCGGTGTCCTGCCACAGGTCCTCCGGGTCCTCGATGCCGACCGACATCCGGACGAGGCCCGGACCTATCCCGGCGCGCGCCAACGCCCCTTCGTCCAGCTCCCGGTGGGAGGTGCTGGCAGGGTGCGTGACCAGCGTCTCCACCCCGCCCAGCGACAGCGCGAGCCGCGCCAGCCGCACCCCCTCGACGAAGGCGCGGCCCGCCTCCCGGCCGCCGTGCAGCTCGAAGGAGAGCAGCCCGCCGCCGCCCGAGAGCACCCTGCGGGCCATGGCGTACGAGGGGTGCGTTCCCAGCCACGGCCAGTGGACGGCCGCCACGGCGGGATGCGCCACCAGCCGCTCCGCGAGCAGGCCCGCGTTGGCGCAGTGCTCCCGGATCCGCAGCGGCAGCGTGGCGATCCCGCGCAGGGTCAGCCAGACGGCGAACGGGTCGGCGCTGGCTCCGAGTTCGACCGTGCGGGGCCAGACCTCCCGGCGCAGCGCGTCGTCCGCGAAGACGGCCGCGCCGCCCAGGACGTCGGAGTGCCCGGCGAGGTACTTGGTGGTGGAGTGGAGCACGATGTCGGCGCCGTGCTCGACGGGGCGGCACAGGACGGGTGAGGCCAGGGAGTTGTCCACGGCGCTGAGCACGCCGAGGCGCCGGGCCGCCGCCAGCAGACCGGGGAGGTCGGGGACCTGCCCGGTGGGGTTGGCGATGGTCTCCAGCACGAGCAGCCGGGTGCGCGGCCCGGCGAGCGCCTCGAACTCCCCCACGTCGTCACCGCTGATGTAGTCGACCTCCACCCCGTAGCGCTCCTTCAGATCGCTCAGCGCCGCGTACGTCCCCCCGTACAGGCAGCGCTGCGCGATCACCTGGTCACCGGGGCGCAGCAGGGCGAGCAGGACCCCGCTGATGGCGCCCATCCCGGAGGCGAAGGCGATGGCCGAGGCCCCGCCCTCCAGGCCGGCGAGGGTGCGTTCCAGGGCTCGCACGGTGGGGTTGCCGCGGCGGCTGTACACGTAGTCGCCGTCGGGTCCGGCCATGGCCCGCGCCAGGTCGTCCGCCGAGTCGAAGGCGAAGGCGGAGGACTGGACGAGCGGCACGGACAGCGGCCGGCTCGCGGGGACTTCGAGCTCGTGGGCCACGTGCACGGCCCGGGTGCGGATGTCCTTCATCGGGGGATCTCCCTTTCGTTCGGGTACGGAAACCGGGTACGGAAACCGGGTACGGAAAGAGGGGTACGGAAAAAGGGGTCGCCCGACGTCCGGGAAGGACGTCGGGCGACCCCTTGGGTGTGCTCGGGGCGACCCCGTACGTCACACCCCTGCCGTCTCGCTGCGCGACGCCGGGGCGTCGGCGGCGGGAGCGGAGGCGGCGGCGGACTTGTCGCCCTTCATCACGAGGAGGGTGATCACCGCACCCGCGGCGGCGATGGCGGCGGCGCCGATGAAGGCGGCGCTGAACCCGTCGGTGAGGGCGGGCAGGTTGCCCAGCTCACCGGCGCCCTGGGTGGTGGCGAGCGCGGTCAGCGCGGCCAGGCCGAGGGCGGAACCCACGTTGTAGGTGGTGTTGACGATGCCGGAGGCCAGACCGGCCTGCTCCTGCGGGGCGCCGGCCATCGCGGCCATCATCGCCGGGATGTAGGCGAGCGCCATGCCGAGCGCGGCGACGAGCGAGGCGGGCAGGACGTCGACCAGGAAGGTGCCGGTCGGCTCGACGGCGGACAGCCAGACCAGGCCGGCGGCGAGGGCGAGCAGACCGCCCACGATCAGCGGCTTGGCGCCGAAGCGACCCATGAGGCGGGAGGTGATGGCCGTCATGAAGATCATCAGCAGGACCGTCATGGGGAGCAGCGCCGCACCGGAGGCGAAGGCGCCGTAGTCCAGCACCTGCTGGAGGTACAGGTTGAGGAAGTACCACATCGGGATCCAGGCGGCGCCCAGCAGCGTCATCGCGAGGTTGGCCGAGCCGAGGCGCGGGATGCGCCACACGCTGAGCGGCATGAGCGGCTCGCGGACGGTCTTCTGGATCACGAAGAAGAGGGCGAGCAGCACGACCGCGCCGATCAGCTCCAGCACGGTGGCGGTGGCGCCCCAGCCGACCTCGGGGGCCCGGACGACGGCGAAGACGGCGAGCGCGAGCCCCGCGGTGACGGCGACGGCGCCGAGGACGTCCACGGAACCGCGACGGGCCTGGACGGCGGGCAGCAGCTTGGTCGCGGCGAGGGTCGCGAGGCCGATCGGCACGTAGATGATGAAGACCCACGGCCAGCTCACCCATTCGGTGAACACCCCGCCGAGGAACACCCCGGCGGTACCGCCGGCGGGCGCGGCGGCGCCGTAGAGGGCCATCGCCTTGCCGAGCTCCTTCGGGTTGTGCCCGAAGAGCATCATCAGCAGGGTCATGGCCGAGGGCGCGATCAGCGCCCCGCCGACTCCCTGTACGGCCCGGCCGACGATCTCGACCGTCGCGGTCTGCGCGGCCGCGGCGAGCACCGATCCGACGATCATCGTGGCCCAGCCGGTGGCGAAGATCTTGCGCGCGCCGAACAGGTCGGAGAGCCGTCCGCCGAGCAGGAGTAACCCGCCGAAGACGATGACGTACGCGTTGAAGACCCACTGGAGCTCGCCCTGCGAGAAGCCGAGGTCCTTCTGCATCTCGGGGAGCGCGACTCCGATGATCGACGTGTCCATGATCACCATGAACTGAGCGGTGGCAAGCACGCCAAGTGCCCACCAGCGCCGGGGATTGACGGTTGACATTGCCCTGACCCTCCTCTGTCACATACCCCTGGGGGGTACCTTCGCGTAGCAAGGTAGCATACCCATGGGGGGTATGTAAGACCGGCGTGAGAACGCTGGCGTGAGAACGCATCGGGGCGGACAAGCGGAAGCCCCGCCCCGGCCGGAGCCGGGGCGGGGCGGGGCGGGGCACTACCGGAGCACTACCGGCGCACTGGCCGGGCGGGCGCTAGCGGGCCCGGAGGGTGGCGGCCACCGCCGCGGGGACGGGGGCCAGGCCCGAGGGGCGGCTGGTGAAGCTGCCCCGGCCCTGGGTGCGGCCGCGCAGCCGGGACGCGTACCCGAACAGCTCGGCCAGCGGCACCGTCGCCGTGATCACCGAGGTACCGGACTGTCCGGCCGAGCCCGTGACCCGGCCGCGGCGGGCGGCGAGGTCCCCGAGGACCGCGCCGACCCCGTCGTCCGGGACGGTCACGGTGACCTCCGCGACCGGCTCCAGCAGCTCCAGCGTGCTCGCGCGCAGGGCCTCCCGCAGCGCGAACCGGCCGGCCGCGCGGAACGCCATCTCCGAGGAGTCCTTGGAGTGGGTCGCCCCGTCGGTGAGGACCACCCGCAGGCCCGTCACCGGATGGCCGCCGAGGGGGCCCTCGGCGAGGGCGTCACGGCAGCCGGCCTCCACGGCCCGCGCGTACTCCTGCGGCACCCTGCCGCCGACGACCGCCGAGCGGAACTCGAATCCGGGCTCCTCCAGCGGCTCGACGTCCAGGACCACATGGGCGAACTGGCCCGCGCCGCCGTCCTGTTTGACGTGCCGGTACACGAAACCGGTCACCCCGCGCACGACGGTCTCCCGGTAGGAGACCTGCGGCCGGCCGACGACGACCTCGACCCCGTGGCCGCGCCGGATCTTCTCCACCGCCACCTCCAGGTGCAGTTCGCCCAGCCCCGACAGCACCGTCTGGCCGGTTTCCGCGTCGGACCGGACCACCAGGGAGGGATCCTCCTCGGCGAGCCGGGCCAGCGCGGACGTGAGCCGGCCGGTGTCGGCGCTGCGGCCGGCCTCGACCGCGACCGACACCACCGGTTCGGCGACCGTCGGCGGTTCGAGGAGCAGGGGTGCCCCCGGCGCGCACAGGCTGGTCCCGGCACGGGCCGACTTCAGCCCGACGACGGCGACGATGTCACCGGCCACCGCCTCCTCCCGTTCCTCGTGCCGGTCGGCCTGCACCCGCAGGATCCGCCCGACGCGTTCCGTCCGGCCCGTGGCCGGGTCCAGTACGGAGTCGCCCTTGCGCAGGGTGCCCGCGTAGACGCGCAGGTAGGTGAGCCGCCCCGTCGCCGTCGCCGTCACCTTGAAGGCCAGGGCCGCGAGGGGCTCCTGCGGGTCGGCGGCCCGCTCCCGAACCGGTGGCATGTCGGCCGGTGCGGGCAGGTACGCCACGACGGCGTCCAGCAGCGGCTCGATGCCCCGGTTGCGGTACGCGGAACCGCACAGCACCACCACGCCGTCCCCGGCGAGGGTCAGCTCGCGCAGGACGCGGACCAGCGTCGGCTCGCTCAGGGCGGAGCCGGCGCAGAACTCCTCCAGGGCGTCCGGGTGGAGTTCGGCCACCGTCTCCTCAAGGAGCTGGCGTCGGCGCCGTGCCTCCTCGAGCAGCGGCCCGGGGACCGGAAC
The Streptomyces sp. NBC_00091 genome window above contains:
- a CDS encoding 4'-phosphopantetheinyl transferase superfamily protein; amino-acid sequence: MPTRPVAAPPAGGLGWANLGMDIVSVTRVRRLLRLYGEDFFQRMLTPGELADCRTSAKLDILSLCGRIAAKEAAFKTLRVRAVFLPWRDIIVRRSEGGWPLVELHRSAAAMAAQSGIAGITVTISHDVDYAVAVAAPVLEAGPPALEADPPGHPVPPELPGPAAASGADAASVPSTSSTHRTSRRDTMSEGLQLVKNWLLARHEELEDIAPDLDLIENRLIDSLSFVEFVFLLEQHSGRSIQLETLEVDEIRTLDAIKTHFFTVQVGQA
- a CDS encoding diiron oxygenase; amino-acid sequence: MGVSAPLPVSDRFLEVLERLSSRSIEEYYNPYQQFDWPEKLDEGRMWMTPELLTVYGTPFYEELGEETIQRLSKWESINFYSLNVHGIRELLIEVVGRIHMPGFEVPSDFFHHFIGEENEHMWFFAEFCRRYGDKIYGSTALRADSAWEPEVENFLVFARILFFEELVDHYNTRMARDEDLCHTIREVNRIHHQDESRHIAFGRELVSLLFDRMRQAVPAARVAEVEAYLKRYVVYSLNSLYNPHVYRDAGIADPVGLRNALVADERRRPFERKTIRKPLGFFLKTGIFTDDVLPVV
- a CDS encoding class I SAM-dependent methyltransferase — translated: MTAVHDFHQRVISDAGAAVRGLTVALGERLGLYRALAEAGPLTPVALAERTGINARYAEEWLHAQLSAGYVERHPSAGTYTLPADHAPVLADPNAVTYAAGFFTALKALYGTEDLLVDAYRTGDGVGWAEHDPALDTGMGSFFQPTYEHRLVPDWLPALTGVTGKLAAGGTVADVGCGVGHTTLLIAKAFPQATVHGFDYSEEAISIARQLAEEAGLCDRVVFEVASADDYPGTGYDLVTFFNALHDMGDPVSAAQHVHKSLDADGTWMLVESNVSPADIDTQTPAARMFMALSAVMCLPVAVAQRGPHALGNHSGEKAFRAIAEEAGFTRWRRATETPVNAVYEVRP
- a CDS encoding SAM-dependent methyltransferase: MEAVSRTAQWTAAARALETEREDRLFADPYARTVADGIGFELLERYAGAGTVPFLAIRTTYLDRAIVRAVQDHGIRQVVFLAAGMDTRFYRLPWPDGVTVYELDRPALLEAKAEMLAGEPAPAGRTRVTVPVDLTQDWTGPLKEAGWRSDEPVLWVVEGLLFFLPEHAVRGLISTLAGHSAPGSVLLGDVISKAALQNPLSRPFLNSLEEDGNPWLFGTETPEELLAECGWDVREVRQPGEDGADFGRWPYPVPARSVPRVPRSFLFTCDLPTAEVRAA
- a CDS encoding MaoC/PaaZ C-terminal domain-containing protein — translated: MRYFEDFRTGDVHELGTVTVTTEEVLEFGRRFDPQPFHTDQALAERSPFGGLIASGWHSASMFMRRYVDGLLAYSACTGSPGVDEIRYLRPVRPGDVLTARVEILGSRPSPFNPRTGVVQPKCTLSDADGNVVFSMILHSIFERRPAECEAPHPAAAEDPVVCVRSLA
- a CDS encoding PLP-dependent aspartate aminotransferase family protein; this encodes MKDIRTRAVHVAHELEVPASRPLSVPLVQSSAFAFDSADDLARAMAGPDGDYVYSRRGNPTVRALERTLAGLEGGASAIAFASGMGAISGVLLALLRPGDQVIAQRCLYGGTYAALSDLKERYGVEVDYISGDDVGEFEALAGPRTRLLVLETIANPTGQVPDLPGLLAAARRLGVLSAVDNSLASPVLCRPVEHGADIVLHSTTKYLAGHSDVLGGAAVFADDALRREVWPRTVELGASADPFAVWLTLRGIATLPLRIREHCANAGLLAERLVAHPAVAAVHWPWLGTHPSYAMARRVLSGGGGLLSFELHGGREAGRAFVEGVRLARLALSLGGVETLVTHPASTSHRELDEGALARAGIGPGLVRMSVGIEDPEDLWQDTEQALRSSFGLTK